A stretch of the Deltaproteobacteria bacterium genome encodes the following:
- a CDS encoding N-acyl homoserine lactonase family protein, which translates to MANGTAKRMWALPNAELTVPRSLLMHGAPNDLVTVPCPAYLIEHQKGLVLFDTGCHPKVSDDPMYWGPIGAALQCKYPKEMLLDRQIQGLGYKMDDVKYVVISHLHLDHTGYMHAFPNAKFLIMANELRYAYWPDPDRRGVFIFDDIVPTRNFKWLELDSDFDMFDDGSLHMLKTPGHTPGECSLYVRLPNRKILLVGDTIHLRAQLDTGATMPLDTDPTQAALSIQRVKAIRDMHEATVWISHDPEDWVDLPHAPTAIE; encoded by the coding sequence ATGGCGAACGGGACAGCAAAACGAATGTGGGCGTTGCCCAATGCGGAACTCACCGTACCGCGCAGCTTGTTGATGCATGGTGCCCCCAACGATCTCGTAACCGTACCGTGTCCGGCGTATCTCATCGAACACCAGAAGGGTTTGGTGCTGTTCGATACCGGCTGTCATCCCAAGGTATCGGACGATCCTATGTATTGGGGTCCGATTGGCGCGGCGCTCCAGTGCAAATACCCCAAGGAGATGCTGCTTGACCGCCAGATCCAAGGGCTCGGCTATAAGATGGACGACGTGAAGTACGTGGTGATCTCGCACCTGCACCTTGACCATACCGGCTACATGCACGCCTTCCCCAATGCGAAGTTTCTCATCATGGCCAACGAGCTGCGCTATGCGTACTGGCCGGACCCAGACCGCCGCGGGGTGTTTATTTTCGACGACATCGTCCCCACTCGCAATTTCAAGTGGCTCGAGCTCGACAGCGACTTCGACATGTTCGACGATGGTAGCCTGCACATGTTGAAGACCCCTGGCCACACGCCGGGCGAGTGCTCGCTCTACGTTCGTCTGCCCAATCGGAAGATCTTGCTGGTCGGCGACACCATCCATCTACGCGCACAGCTGGACACCGGCGCCACCATGCCGCTCGATACCGATCCAACGCAGGCCGCGTTGTCGATCCAGCGGGTGAAAGCCATCCGCGATATGCACGAAGCCACGGTGTGGATCAGTCACGACCCAGAAGATTGGGTGGACCTGCCGCATGCCCCA